Genomic DNA from Noviherbaspirillum saxi:
CTTGGACATGATCTGGAAACGGATCGCTTCCTCGGGTTGCAATTCAATGACGAGTCGATTTGCAATGCCGCCATGCGAGTCCGGAAAAATCGAAAACGGCGGGTTGGTGAATTCGATCACGATACGGGACGAATGCTTGTGCATGCGCTTTCCGGTACGCAGATAGAACGGGACGTTCGCCCATCGCCAGGTATCGACATGGGCGCGCAAGGCAACAAAGGTTTCCGTTGAACTGGCTTCCGGCACGTCGGCTTCGTCCAGGTATCCGATGACTTCTTCCGCGCCGATCGCGCCCCTGCCGTAGCGGCCGCGCACCGTGTCGCGCGCGATGTCGGCCATCGACATCTTGCGCAAGGACCGCAAGACCTTGAGCTTTTCATCGCGTACCGCATCCGGCGACAACGATACCGGCGGTTCCATCGCGATAATGCATAGCAGCTGGAGCAAGTGATTCTGCACCATGTCGCGCATGGCGCCGGTGCTGTCATAGAAGCCGGCGCGGCTTCCCACCCCTACCGTCTCCGCCACCGTGATCTGCACGCTGGAGATGGTCGGCGCGCGCCAGAGCGGTTCGAAAATCGAATTGCCGAACCTTAATACCATGAGGTTCTGGACAGTTTCCTTGCCGAGATAATGATCGATCCGGTAGATCTGCTCTTCCTTGAAATGCCGGCCTACTGCATCGTTGATCGCAGCCGCCGAGGCCGAATCGCGGCCCAAGGGCTTTTCAAGAACAACGCGGCTGTTCGCGTCGACCAGGCCGCTCGCCGCCAGCTTGTCGCATATAGTGGTGAATAGCGTCGGTGCGGTCGCAAGATAAAATACGCGCTCAGCACCGGCGTCGGACACGCGTGCCAGACTGGTAAAGTCCGGATCGTTAATGACATCGACACAAAGATAATCCAGCAAGCCCAAAAATCCGGCCCATGCGCTCTCATCGAAATTCATCTTGCCGATAAAGGGGCGCGACATGTTTTCCACAAACTCAATATAGTCGTTACGGCTATAAGCCTGGCGGCCAAGTGCCACGATGCTTGTCTTTTGCGGCAAGTTCCCGTGAAGGTGGGCCATGTACAGTGCCGGCAACAATTTGCGCGCGGCCAGATCGCCGGTGCCGCCAAAAATCATCATGTCGAGCGGCAGTGCCGACGTATGCGGGGAATGGGTAGACATAGGAAATTGAAGGCTCGTCAAAGTGGGACAGCGCTTAAAGCAATGTAGTAATTTTACACGTTGCCCATCATGTTCTCTATGCCATGCGGCTGAAACTAGGGAATTTTATGTAGTATTTTTACGTAATGGCATGCTCCATTGCGAAATTCAGGCCTCCTTGCGCAATCGGCCCTACTCAAAATGCATAGCGGGATAAGTGTTGAGCTGCCAGCTCACACCAAGGATAGTGAAGCGAGACGCCAAGGCCTTGTGTTCCTGCTGCCTCCTAGGCAGCGTCATTTTGATACGCGCTTTTGGCATCTGCCGGAGATTAACCGTGTTAAAACTATGCAGCGTCGTCCATCAACTGACGTAAGGAAACCATCAGATCCGAGAAGCGCTCGCCTTGGATCATGATGTGATGGCGGAGTAGATCGGCTGTGCGTTCACCATCTCCAGCGATGATGGCGTTGACGATCTCTTCATGCTCCGCGAAAGAGTTCGCAACTCGGTCCCGTACGCGAAGTTGCAGTCGCCGATACGGCCTTAAGCGACGATGCAGATTACGCGTTTGCTCGACCAGGAAAGTATTATGGCTGCCGGCATAGATTGCTTGATGAAATGCTTCATTTTTATAAAAGTAATCATCGGGGTTGCCGCTTTCCCGGGCCTTTTGACAGGCAGCATGTAAGTTCAGCAACTCGTCATGATCGGCCTTCGACATCCTGCGCGCCGCCAGTCGGCCGCACATCGCTTCCAGTTCCGCCATGAGTTCGAACATTTCCACCAGCCGTTGCGGCGGAATGTCGGCCACGATGGCGCCTCTACGTGGACGAATAACGACCAGCCCCATCGAAGCCAGCTGAATCAGCGCTTCCCGAATTGGGGTGCGCGATACATTGAATTCATTTGCCAGGACAGTCTCGTCGAGGTGAGCGCCTGGACGCAGCTTGCCAACAGCAATCATTTCTTCGATTGCTTCGCGGAGCGTATGTGAGCGGCTGTTCATCTAGGTGTGCAACTGGATATGCAGTGAGAGAAATCGTAGGTTAATAAAATCGCTTGACATTGCATTTATCATACATCATCTTGTATACACAAAACAGATAAATGTATTCAAAAAAAGAAATCCTGTACAAATAGCCTGCAAATAAGCCGCAATTAACCTGAACGCTTACCTTGGATGGAGACAAATATGTTTAAAAAAGTCGCATTGTTAATTGCTGCCATGGGTCTCAGCGCCGCATCTTTGGCGCAGTCCTGGCCGGAGCGTCCTGTGACCATCGTTGTGCCGTTTCCAGCCGGAGGGGGCACAGACACCTTTGCAAGGCCGCTTGCAGCCCAATTAAGCAAGCAGCTTGGAAAGCAAATCCTCATCGACAACAGGGGCGGCGCAGGTGGCACCTTAGGCGCCGGAATCGCCGCCAAGGCTAGTCCGGACGGATACACATTTTTTATAGGCGGGGCACACCATGCTATTGCCCCCTGGATCTATCCCAAATTGGATTACCACATCCAGAAAGACTTTATCCCCATTACTGTGATTGCGACGCCACCCCAGGTGATCGTAGTCAACACCCAGCGCGTTCCGGTTTCGGACCTCAAGTCTTTTGTCGAATACGCGAAGAAGAATCCTGGCAAGGTCAACTTTGCTTCGGCGGGCAATGGTACGTCGCATCATCTGGCGGGAGAATTGTTCAAGATTCAAACCAAAACAGACTTGATCCACATTCCATACCGAGGTGCGGGGCCGGCGCTTCAAGACCTGGTGGGCGGGCAGGTGGACATGATGTTTGACGGTTTGGGATCATCGGCGTCTCACATTAAGGGTGGGCGCATTAAAGCACTGGCGGTCGCATCGACAAAGCGAGCCCCTGGATTTCCGGATGTGCCGACCACCGCCGAGGCCGGGGTTCCCGGATATGAAGTGTCCACCTGGTACGCACTATGGGCGGTAAAAGGTACGCCGCCGCAGATCGTTGAACGCATGGCGGCGGAAACGCAGAAAGCGCTGGCATCCCCTGAAATCAAGGCGCGCTGGCATGAGGCCGGTTCGGAGGTGCCGCAAATGTCGCAGCAAGAATTTGCAACCATGCTGGAGTCTGAAATCGCCCGCTGGGGCAACGTGGTAAAGCAGGCCAACGTCAAGCTTGAATGAAGCTCGGCTTGAATTCATTGTGAATACAGCATAGGTACTGCAACTACGGAGAATAATCGAATGGCTGCGCCCGCCCGGATTTGGAATCAGCAGCAGCTTAGTCGCGAAGCGCGCTTGGTGCGCGCTGCCAAGGTGCTCGGTAAGGACTTGTCAGGAAAAGCCGTTCCGGCCGACCGCATCGCCGACTTGCTGCATACGGTTATAGAAACGGGCGACCGAGTCTGCCTGGAAGGTAACAACCAAAAGCAGGCCGACTTTCTTGCCAAAGCGTTGGCCGCACTTGATCCGGCTCGCGTGAACCGACTGCACATGCTGCAGTCGGTGGTAGCGCTTCCCGAGCATCTCGATGTATTTGACAAGGGCATTGCTTCGCGCCTGGATTTTTCATTTTCCGGGCCGCAGGCCGGGCGCATGGCGAAGCTGGTGGCGTCGGGACAGATTCAAATTGGTGCGATTCATACCTACCTTGAATTGTTCGGGCGCTACTTTATCGATCTTACTCCGCGCGTCTCTCTGATCACGGCCGAGGCGGCTGACAGGCAAGGTAATTTGTATACCGGCCCAAATACGGAAGACACGCCTGCCATCGTGGAAGCGACGGCATTCAAGAGCGGCATCGTGATTGCACAGGTCAACCAAATCCTTGACGCACTGCCGCGCGTTGATATTCCGGCTGATTGGGTTGACTTCACGGTGCAGGCGCCAACCCCGAATTACATCGAGCCGCTATTCACCAGGGATCCGGCGCAGATATCCGAAATTCAGGTGCTGATGGCGATGATGGCGATTAAGGGCATCTATGCCGAATATGAAGTCGATCGGCTCAACCATGGCATCGGCTTCGATACGGCGGCAATCGAGTTGATTCTTCCTACCTATGCAGAGTCATTGGGCTTGTGCGGAAAAATTGCGCGTCACTGGGCGCTCAATCCGCACCCGGCGCTGATACCGGCGATTGAAGCCGGATTCGTCGAGTCAGTACATTCTTTCGGCTCCGAGCTGGGCATGGAAAACTATATTCGTTCCAGACCGGACGTTTTCTTTGTCGGCCCGGATGGCTCGATGCGAAGCAACCGCGCCTTCTGCCAGGCGGCCGGTCATTACGCTTGCGACATGTTTATCGGTTCAACGCTGCAAATCGATTTGCAAGGCAATTCCTCGACTGCCACTGCGGGGCGTATTTCCGGCTTTGGCGGCGCACCCAACATGGGGTCCGACGCGCGCGGGCGCCGTCATGCCAGCAACGCGTGGTTAAAAGCCGGGCGCCAGGCTCGGGACGGCAAAAACCTTATACCGCGCGGGCAAAAGTTGGTCGTGCAAATGGTGGAAACCTTTCGCGAGCACATGCAGCCTGCTTTCGTCGAAAAACTGGACGCCTGGCGCCTGGCTGAACAGGCTGGCATGGCGATCCCGCCGGTCATGATTTACGGAGACGATGTGACACACATCCTGACCGAAGAAGGGATTGCCAATCTGCTGTTATGCCGTACCGATGAAGAGCGTGAACAGGCGATACGCGGTGTCGCCGGATACACGCCGATCGGGTTGGGCAGGGATAAGCGCATGGTGGAAAACCTGCGCGACCGGGGCATCGTCCAGCGTGCCGAGGACCTTGGTATTGACAAGCGGATGGCGACACGTGATCTGCTCGCCGCAAAATCAATGAAAGACCTGGTACGCGCTTCCGGCGGCTTATACGACCCGCCTCGACGTTTCAGGAACTGGTGACTCTCATGGAAACCTTGAATTTTTTCTTTGATAACAAGCATCGCCCATTGCGGCATGCGGCGCATCCTCGGCTGGTTGGTGTGGTCAGTTCGGGAAATCTTGAAGTCCTGATCGAACCGGCCCCACTGAACGGCGGATGCGAAATCGAAATTCGAACCGCTGCACTGGGGTTCGGGGCCATCTGGCAAGCTGTGCTGGAAGATTTTAATGAACGCTGGCAGTTGGCCGATATGCGCATAGCCGTCAACGACATGGGCGCAACCCCCGCCGTTGTCAGCCTGCGCCTCGACCAGGCGGTAGAAGCGGCGATCAATCCTGCCTCAGGAGCGCGATCATGAGCAGTTTCCTTGAAGCTTCTGCGCGGGAGCGCATGCAAAACCTGTTGGACCCCGATTCTTTCACGGAATTTTTACCACCCGAACGGCGCGTCATGAGTCCGCATCTGGCCCAGCTTGATGTCCCGGTGTCATTTGATGACGGCGTTGTCATCGGAACCGGAAAGCTGGACGGCAAACCGGTCTTTGCGGCGGCGCAGGAAGGCGGCTTTATGGGCGGCGCGGTTGGTGAAGTTCATGGCGCCAAGCTGGTCGGTCTGTTGAAGCGGGCGATGGTTGAGCGACCTGCAGCGGTATTGCTTTTGCTTGAAACCGGAGGAGTTCGCCTGCATGAAGCGAATGCTGGATTGATCGCAGTATCCGAAGTCATGCGTGCCGTCCTTGACGTTCGTGCGGCGGGCATCCCGGTGATCACGCTCATCGGCGGGGCCAATGGATGTTTCGGCGGGATGGGCATCGTTGCCCGTTGCACCAATATGGTCATCATGTCGGAGGAGGGGCGTCTGGCGATGTCGGGCCCGGAGGTCATCGAGACCGCGCATGGCGTGGAAGAATTCGATTCGCGCGATCGTGCCCTTGTTTGGCGCACCACGGGAGGTAAGCATCGCTATCTGCTCGGTGATTGCGATGCCGTGGTGCCGGACGAGACCACAGCATTCCGCGCAGCGGCGCTGTCCGGGATAGCACGTCTGCAAACCGAACGCGTGGATTTGACACTCGAATCGCTTGAAGCAGAGCAGAAGCAGTTAAAGAGGCGGATCGACGACTTCGGTGATGAAACCGAACCGGCCAGGATTTGGGAGCGACTCGGCATTGCCGACGCGACGGCATTGCCCATGCTGGATGCAGATGCATTCACCGCGGTTGCGGCACCGCGTCGTCTGGGGGTAGCACAATGAACTGGAAAACGATCGCATCCGAGCTATTTCCCCAAGGGCATGACATTGCCGAGAAGGGCTTTGTGTTATCCGGGACAGCCAAAGTCGATGGCAGCGACGTTGCGGTGATCGGGACTACCGCTCATGTCCCTATCGGAGTGGAGATCGCCCTGGCGCAGGCGGAACTGGTGTTGCGAACCGTACGAGACCATCCACGCTGGCCGATTGTGATTTTGATAGACACCCAAGGCCAGCTTTTGCGGCATCGCGACGAAATGCTGGGTATCAACAGTTACATGGCTCATCTGGGAAAATGTATTGATCTTGCGCGTCGACGTGGCCATCCGATTATCGGCCTGGTCTACGATCAGGCCTTGTCCGGGGGATTTATCACCAGCGGCCTGATGGCAGACGCTTGTTATGCACTACCCGATGCAAGCATTCGCGTAATGGGTTTGCCGGCCATGGCTCGCATAACGAAAGTGCCGGAAGAGAAACTGACCGAACTCGCGAAACACAATCCCGTATTTGCGCCCGGCCCCGAGAATTACCTGCGTATGGGAGGGATTCACGATATCTGGAAAGAAAATTTGGCCCAGAGGCTGGCCGCCGCATTAAAGGAAGCCGACAATACCGACCGTCGCAGCGAACTTGGACTCGAGCGCGGCGGCCGGAAACAAGCTCAGCTTGTGATTCAGACGGTGCTCGCGGACGGCCATGCTGGCGCGGCATGATCTGGTGTGGTTGACGGCCGAAGGATGGGATGTGGTTCGTCGATCGGTGCAGCCGGACCATGCCTTCGTTATTGAGCGGTGGACCATGGCTGACTGGCCTGCGGTAGTGCGCCGACAGGACGCGGACGCAGAGCCCGATCAGATCTGTCTAGGGATTACACCGCCCCGGGATACGCTGTGTGCACGCGGTGGTCGTATCCGCCTGGCATTTCGCTGTAACCACAATGCGATTAAAAATGTGTCACGGCCATTGGCGGTGGAGGCAGTAAGCCCTGCAGTTCCTGAGCAGTGGCAATTGGCTTATCAACAATTTCGTGCAGCGGTCGAAGGTAAGGCGCTGGACGTTCGCGTGTATGGTTCACTGTCGCTGCAGGCTCTGACCGGCGAGTCGTATCTTACTGAACGGTCCGATATCGACCTGGCATTTTTTCCGAAAAACGCCAAGGAGCTTGCGATCGGAAACGATCTCTTCGCCGCGAATGGAAAATGCCTGCCATTGGATGGCGAAGTCATCTTCCCTTCCGGCCGCGCGGTCGCATGGAAAGAGTGGTGCGCATCTTCAGCGGCAACGGGCAATGAGAGGGTATTGGTCAAGGAAAAAGAAAAAGTAGCATTGCTCCGGGTCGATCAATTATTGAGAGAACTTACAGAGCCGATATGATGACATTGAGAATGCACGTCAATGCGGAATCGCGCGCGCCAGATACGCTGTCCGGATATACGTCGGCCGTATCTTCGAATCGGGGTATCTGCCGACAAGACCGGACCTTTTGCCACGACATAGCCCGTCTCGCCGTTCACTGCTTGTACACGGAACTTGCCCTGTATCCCAAGCCTGGATTGGTATCGCTGATCGACAATGGCAGTCATGAGGATATGAGCGCCAGCACGTTTCTACGCAGCTTGTTCGCGCTTCGACACTACTTTGTACGGATCACGCTCGCCGGCATCTCCGGCGCTTCATTCGAAACGCTCAAACAGCTTGGCATCGATGCCGAACGACGAATGCTGGCTGCGACTGCAGGGGTGAATACGCATCGCGGCGCAATCTTCTGTCTTGGCATGCTATGTGCCGCCGCCGGCCACTGCAAAGCCGAGGGCAATGATCTATCGGCGGCAGATATCCGGCAAACCTTGCTCAGCCAGTGGGGTTCGGCATTGGCTGCGCATACCCACTGCACGGCCCCAACGTCGCATGGCCAGCGTATGTCTGCGGTGCATACGGTAGGCGGTGCACGCGAGGAAATGGCACAGGGTTTGCCATCCTTATTTGACGTCGCGTTACCTGCGCTGCGGCGTACGCTGGCAGATGGCCGCAGCCCGCATGCCGCGCGCATAGATGCTCTGTTCTCGCTCATGGCGCATATGAGTGACACCAATGTCTATCACCGTGGAGGTTTGACGGGGGCCGAACTTGTCCGCTCCCATGCACGAGCCTTTCTAAAGCAGGGCGGCACCGCACATCCCGAGTGGAGGTCGACCGCTGTAGCGCTCCATGAATTGTTCAGCCAAAAAAAGCTCTCGCCAGGCGGTGCGGCTGATCTGCTTGCTGCAACCTGCTTTGTGCATCACTTGTACCAGGACTTTATTTAACCCATTGCAAGGGCGGAGCAGTACTACGGTAAGGAAAAGACTGAAATGACCAGCCGTTTTGCGGTGCTATGTCCTGGACAAGGAGGGCAGCATTCTCGAATGCTCCAGTTCATCAGGGATCACAACATGGAAAGCATGTTTGACCAATGGGATCTCGATGGGCATCTCGGTATGAAGATAGACAATGCCTTGAACGACGATAGCTTGCTATTTTCCAATCGTATCGCGCAGCCGATTATCGTTGCAGCCCAGCTGGCGACCTGGTCAATGCTACAAGACATACTGCCGAGGCCGGACCTGGTTGCTGGATATAGCATCGGTGAACTGTCAGCCTATGGGGTCGCAGGCATATTTTCCAAGGGAGACACGATTGCGCTTGCCGCAGAAAGGGCAAGGCTGATGGATAGCTGCCTGCTTGAATCCGGGCCGCAAGCTATGCTGGCCATTTCAGGCATTCAGGTTAACCGAGTGATAGAGTTCATTGGCGATCGGCGCTTGTATATTGCCATCGAATCCAGTGAAGACAGTATGGTGGTCGGCGGTCTTCGCGATGATATTCCGGAATTGATTGAATGGGCTCAGCGCTCCGGTGCACGCGTGTCTGAATTGCCTGTCGCAGTCGCTTCCCATACCCCATTGATGCGTCACGCAACAGATGAGTTTGGGGCAGCGATCAAGCAGTACCGGTTAAATACTCCGCAAGCGCCGCTCGTTTCAGGTATTTGGGCGAGAGTGGTGCAAGACAAGGAAGAATTGCAGGGCAGTCTTGCCAGACAAGTATCCGAGACCATCCGATGGAAGGAATGTATGGACGCGTGCGCCGAAGCAGGTATGACGGTCGCATTGGAACTGGGTCCGGGCACGGCGCTTTCACGCATGATGCACGCGCGCCATCCTCATATCGAATGCCGGTCCGTGAGTGAGTTTCGTACGCTCGATGGGGTGGGGGCATGGATCGCCCGCCACTTCTGATAACCGGCCCGCCGAGGGCGATTACATTTCTAAGCACCGGTATAGGTATAGTCGATATCGGGAGGCATCGGCCCCTTGATGCGTCCTCCCTGCTGTTTCTGTTCCCATGCATGGGCAAGAATACCGACCGATCTCGACAAGATAAACAGCCCGCGCGCCATCGCGGGTTCGAATCCCAGTTCGCCATACACAACCGCTGTCGCGCCATCGATATTCATCGGCAGCTTGCTGGAGGCGCGTTGTGCCAGCGCCGCTTCGACCGCGCGCCCTATATCCGCATACCGGCCGCGGACCACGCCTTGCTTTGCTGCCGCGTCTACCAGCGCGAGCAAGCGTATCGCACGCGGATCGACCGGATGAAACCGATGTCCATATCCGGGAATGATTTTTCCATGTTCGGCGACGTATTCATCGAGCACGGCGGTGACGGTATCGTCCATCGATAGACCAGCCGGGTGGCGGGCGATGCGATTGAACAATTCCAGGCATTGCTCACCGGCCCCGCCATGCACGTCGTCGAGAACATTGATTGCCGATGCCATGGCGCCATTGAGCGGCAGGCCGCAGGTTACCGCCATGCGCGATATCGCGATCGACGGCGCCTGCGGGCCATGATCGACCGCGGACACCAGCGCCGCTTCCAGCAACGCGGCCTGTTCCGGAGTGGGCTGGTCGTCCCGCGTCATCAGCCATACCATATGCGCATAGCTGACGTTCCCGATCAGGTCCTGGATCGGCGTTCCCTTGATACGAATGATGCCGGGACGGATGTCAATGATTTTTGTCGTCCACCACTCGCGCGCTTTTTTCAGCAGCCCCGTTGTCTTGTCCAAACTCATATTGCTCCTGCTTTCTGCAATGCTTCAATGTCAGTCAAGCTATAGCCAAGTTCCAGCATGATGGCGTTGGTATGCTCGGCCAATTGCGGCGGGCCGCTGCGCACTTCGGTGGGCTGGCCGTCCACCTTGAAGCCGCTTCTGGTCACGGTGATTTCCTTGCGGTCGTCGCCGTCGAAAGGCAGTGTCATCAGCAAATCGCGATGGGTAATCTGCTCTTGGCTCAAAGCTTCTTCGACGCTGAGTACGCGTCCGGCCGGTACGCCGACGGCGTTCAGAGCTGCCTCCCAGTATGCCGCGTCATTGGTCCGCAGAGCGGCTTCGATTGCCGCGGTCAGTGCGGCGCGGTTGAGCTTTCTCGCCTCGCGTTCCGCAAAGCGGGCATCCGAAATGAGATCGATGCGGCCTATTACGCGGCAGAGCGATTCGAATTGTTCCTGTTTGTTTGCGGCGATGTTGAGCGGTCCGTCCGCAGCATTGAATGTTCCGGACGGACTGGCCGTAAAGTTGTTATTGCCCATAGGGACTGGGCTTTTTCCTGCAATCAGTTGATTCGAGACGATCCATCCCATGGTGACGATTGCCGAGTCGAGCATCGAAACATCGAGAAAACTTCCCGCCCCCGTTCGTTCGCGCTTTACCAGCGCAGAAGCGATGGCGAAGGCGGCAGTGATGCCGCCGATCGTGTCGCACACCGGGTAACCGACGCGCAACGGTGCCGAGTTGGCGTCGCCGGTAATGCTCATGAGGCCCGAGCGGCCCTGGATGATCTGGTCATAGGCTGGCGCGTCGGCCAGCGGCCCGGTTTGCCCGAATCCCGAAACCGCGCAATAGATCAGATCCGGGTTCACTTTCTTCAGGGCGTCATATCCGACGCCAAGGCGCTCCATGACGCCGGGACGATAATTTTCCAGAACCACGTCAGCGTTTTCCACAAGACGCATGAAAATATCTTTGCCTGCCGGCGATTTCAGATTGATCGAAATGGAACGCTTGCCCGCATTCTGGGCGAGGAACGACGTGCCCATATTGCGCTTGTTGAGCACCGCATCGGCGCCGAGCTGACGCGCAAGATCGCCGGTACCGGGCGTTTCGACCTTGATCACATCGGCGCCAAGCAATGCCAGTTGATATCCGGCGAAGGGGCCGGCAAGGACGTTGGTCAGGTCCAGTACCTTGATTCCGTCAAGCAGGGTAGTCATGTATGTCCTCCAGCGACATCGAAAAGCATTTGAGCGATCGGTACCCGGCAGTCTGCCGCTGCGGCAGGACTGCGTCACGTCAGTCATCCGCTCATGCGTAAAATAAAATTTGCCTGCCCTGCCCGTAATGCCGCGTGTTTCCGACGAGTGTAGTGCCGATCGGTGCGAGGAGCCGAATGGCAGGCGGGCTCAAGTATAAGCGAGCAAGCGCCCGCACGAGATTATGGCAATCCACAATACGAGGGACAGCCCGGCATGGCACTTGGCAGCCGCCGGCGCGCTTACACCTGTATTCCAGCCGACGACACCTCGGTACACGCCTGCGTGGAACGACAGGGCGTTGACGCCGGCACAGACGATGAGCGTAAGCTTGAGCAGAAAAATTTTATTGGAAATGAAATCGTTAGGATGCGCACTGAACATCATGACGCCGGCAGGAATGATCAGCAGCAGACTGAGCAATGACCAGCGCAAGAGATGACGTCCCATCGCAGTGACCGGCACCTCCTTCGACAGTCCGAGCACGCGCAGGTCGAACATGATCACGGAACCGACCAGAATGGCGAATCCGACGATGTGGAAGATCTCGACGATCGGATACATCCACAGGCTGCCCCGCATTGTTACCCCAAGACTGCTCGCCTCCAGCCAGCCGAGCGGCCCTGCTGCAGCCTGCATCACCGCAGTTCCGTGGTCTTGTCGCCGACAATAATGCGTTCGGCCCGCATTTCTTCGGGTTTGCCGCGGTTCGGGTAGCCGACCACGGTAACGCTGTTCCCCGGCTTGATCATGTCCTGGCTAAGTCCCCGGTTTTCCATCCGGGTCGGCGGCGCCAGGACCACGAGCCAGGACTTTTCCGGGGTCTTCAATCGGACGAATCCGTGCGGGTGGGAATAACCGGACTCTTCAATCTTTCCCGTCAATCGCAGGGTATTGGACGAGTCATATTCACTCCAGCCGTGGTGCGCGAATGCGCTCGTACCTGCGAGCATCAACAAGGCGACGACATATTTCATGTGTAAACTCCTTTATGCTTAAGGGCAACAATGCATCCTGTGCGGAACTATGCATGCCAACTGCACCCGGTCGGAATCAGATGCGGAAAATGCCATGTTTATCTTACAGATATTGTCTATCGGCTGCAGCCCGGATTCATGCGGCCATGTCGCAGGGAAGTGCGTCGTCAAGATGCAGACAAGAGGTGCCGCATGATGAAACGCATCTAGCGCCTGCGTTCAAGCGTCGCCCATTTTTCATGAGGTATGCGGGCAACCACGGTCCATGTCGTTTCGCCAGGTTTGATGACAGCGGCTTCGCCTTCGGCCAGATGAGGCGGTCCGGCTATTGACCGGAATGGCGTGCCGTGTCCGACGATCCAGCGGTTGGTGCCGGCCACAACCGGCATCGAAATGAGGCGTTTCAATCCGGCATA
This window encodes:
- a CDS encoding DUF6152 family protein, producing MKYVVALLMLAGTSAFAHHGWSEYDSSNTLRLTGKIEESGYSHPHGFVRLKTPEKSWLVVLAPPTRMENRGLSQDMIKPGNSVTVVGYPNRGKPEEMRAERIIVGDKTTELR
- the mdcB gene encoding triphosphoribosyl-dephospho-CoA synthase MdcB, which produces MMTLRMHVNAESRAPDTLSGYTSAVSSNRGICRQDRTFCHDIARLAVHCLYTELALYPKPGLVSLIDNGSHEDMSASTFLRSLFALRHYFVRITLAGISGASFETLKQLGIDAERRMLAATAGVNTHRGAIFCLGMLCAAAGHCKAEGNDLSAADIRQTLLSQWGSALAAHTHCTAPTSHGQRMSAVHTVGGAREEMAQGLPSLFDVALPALRRTLADGRSPHAARIDALFSLMAHMSDTNVYHRGGLTGAELVRSHARAFLKQGGTAHPEWRSTAVALHELFSQKKLSPGGAADLLAATCFVHHLYQDFI
- a CDS encoding ACP S-malonyltransferase, coding for MTSRFAVLCPGQGGQHSRMLQFIRDHNMESMFDQWDLDGHLGMKIDNALNDDSLLFSNRIAQPIIVAAQLATWSMLQDILPRPDLVAGYSIGELSAYGVAGIFSKGDTIALAAERARLMDSCLLESGPQAMLAISGIQVNRVIEFIGDRRLYIAIESSEDSMVVGGLRDDIPELIEWAQRSGARVSELPVAVASHTPLMRHATDEFGAAIKQYRLNTPQAPLVSGIWARVVQDKEELQGSLARQVSETIRWKECMDACAEAGMTVALELGPGTALSRMMHARHPHIECRSVSEFRTLDGVGAWIARHF
- a CDS encoding CaiB/BaiF CoA transferase family protein — its product is MTTLLDGIKVLDLTNVLAGPFAGYQLALLGADVIKVETPGTGDLARQLGADAVLNKRNMGTSFLAQNAGKRSISINLKSPAGKDIFMRLVENADVVLENYRPGVMERLGVGYDALKKVNPDLIYCAVSGFGQTGPLADAPAYDQIIQGRSGLMSITGDANSAPLRVGYPVCDTIGGITAAFAIASALVKRERTGAGSFLDVSMLDSAIVTMGWIVSNQLIAGKSPVPMGNNNFTASPSGTFNAADGPLNIAANKQEQFESLCRVIGRIDLISDARFAEREARKLNRAALTAAIEAALRTNDAAYWEAALNAVGVPAGRVLSVEEALSQEQITHRDLLMTLPFDGDDRKEITVTRSGFKVDGQPTEVRSGPPQLAEHTNAIMLELGYSLTDIEALQKAGAI
- a CDS encoding citryl-CoA lyase; protein product: MSLDKTTGLLKKAREWWTTKIIDIRPGIIRIKGTPIQDLIGNVSYAHMVWLMTRDDQPTPEQAALLEAALVSAVDHGPQAPSIAISRMAVTCGLPLNGAMASAINVLDDVHGGAGEQCLELFNRIARHPAGLSMDDTVTAVLDEYVAEHGKIIPGYGHRFHPVDPRAIRLLALVDAAAKQGVVRGRYADIGRAVEAALAQRASSKLPMNIDGATAVVYGELGFEPAMARGLFILSRSVGILAHAWEQKQQGGRIKGPMPPDIDYTYTGA
- a CDS encoding DUF6644 family protein, translated to MQAAAGPLGWLEASSLGVTMRGSLWMYPIVEIFHIVGFAILVGSVIMFDLRVLGLSKEVPVTAMGRHLLRWSLLSLLLIIPAGVMMFSAHPNDFISNKIFLLKLTLIVCAGVNALSFHAGVYRGVVGWNTGVSAPAAAKCHAGLSLVLWIAIISCGRLLAYT